One genomic window of Paenarthrobacter ureafaciens includes the following:
- a CDS encoding vWA domain-containing protein gives MELTFWWMVPLAAVAAAIAWLLHRRRRPGKDRPVAHADRLTALPEYQRALRHHRRGLTSALVLSAIVLAGAVTAAARPTHRTTDQPEVRNRDIVLCLDVSGSMTSTDAALVGVFQRLAEEFDGERIGMVIFDSSSVQLFPLTDDYDYAVEQLGEARKALDSGAGAFFDGTWNRGGSSLIGDGLASCVQSFPDAEADPSASSRTGEAQRSRSVVLATDNFLSGNPIFTLEEAGALAQQKNIKVHAINPGDFDYGDDAEQPGARLRATAQSTGGGYYTLDSPEAVPGIVTKVQETEATSYRAAPVSIITDNPAWPLGIAALAGMGLLVLGWRHGL, from the coding sequence ATGGAACTGACATTCTGGTGGATGGTGCCGCTCGCCGCAGTTGCCGCGGCCATTGCCTGGCTGCTGCACCGGCGCCGGCGCCCCGGAAAGGACCGGCCCGTTGCGCACGCGGACCGGCTCACCGCCCTGCCCGAATACCAGCGGGCGCTGCGCCACCACCGACGCGGACTCACCAGTGCGCTGGTACTCAGCGCCATAGTCCTTGCCGGCGCAGTGACCGCCGCCGCCAGACCGACACACCGCACCACCGACCAACCCGAAGTACGGAACCGCGACATTGTGCTGTGCCTCGATGTCTCCGGATCCATGACCAGCACGGACGCAGCCTTGGTTGGGGTCTTCCAGCGGCTCGCGGAAGAGTTCGACGGCGAGCGCATCGGGATGGTCATTTTCGACAGCAGCAGCGTCCAGCTCTTTCCATTGACCGACGACTACGACTACGCCGTTGAACAACTGGGCGAAGCCCGCAAAGCCTTGGACAGCGGAGCCGGAGCCTTCTTTGACGGCACGTGGAACAGGGGCGGCTCATCATTGATCGGTGACGGGCTGGCCTCGTGCGTCCAAAGCTTCCCCGACGCTGAAGCCGACCCCAGCGCAAGCTCCCGTACAGGCGAAGCACAGCGTTCCCGGTCAGTGGTCCTGGCGACCGATAACTTCCTCTCCGGGAACCCCATCTTCACCCTCGAGGAGGCAGGCGCCCTCGCGCAGCAGAAAAACATCAAAGTCCACGCCATCAACCCCGGTGATTTCGATTACGGTGATGACGCCGAGCAACCCGGTGCCCGGCTCAGGGCAACAGCCCAGTCCACCGGCGGCGGCTACTACACGCTGGACAGCCCGGAGGCCGTGCCCGGCATCGTCACCAAGGTCCAGGAAACCGAAGCCACGAGCTACCGCGCGGCGCCCGTATCCATCATTACGGACAACCCCGCCTGGCCCCTCGGTATCGCAGCGCTCGCCGGCATGGGGCTGCTGGTACTGGGATGGAGGCACGGGCTATGA
- a CDS encoding DUF58 domain-containing protein, giving the protein MPSLLQRVKSKMFIFAHRKTMTLLDGEYGSVFKGRSLDFDDLRSYVPGDEIRDIDWKATARHGSPLVKRYTAVRRHSVLLLVDTGRAMAAEAASGETKRDIAVDAAGVLGYLAVRHGDDVGLLHGSAEGTHYVPPKRGEDQLERLLRRVYDAVTPDAPASAMAKHLDYALRYLKGRLLIVGVADEFMPDARAQDLLRRLAGRHEVLWFTVKDAVLAFEGPAATSRDVEEGSTIPAGLAAKPEVRAAYAAAMLRREEERREVFRRLGIAEEQAGSSGEVLAAVFSLLERHKAGRGRHAG; this is encoded by the coding sequence GTGCCGAGCCTGCTTCAACGCGTGAAGTCGAAGATGTTCATCTTCGCCCACCGCAAGACCATGACCCTCCTGGACGGAGAATACGGCTCCGTGTTCAAGGGCCGAAGCCTCGACTTCGATGACCTGCGATCCTACGTCCCGGGAGACGAAATCCGGGATATCGACTGGAAGGCAACTGCCCGGCACGGATCACCGCTGGTTAAGCGGTACACGGCCGTGCGCCGGCATTCAGTCCTGCTGCTGGTGGACACAGGCCGGGCCATGGCAGCCGAGGCCGCCTCGGGCGAAACCAAACGGGACATCGCGGTGGATGCGGCCGGCGTGCTGGGATACCTCGCGGTGCGCCACGGTGACGACGTCGGCCTGCTGCACGGCTCAGCGGAAGGCACGCACTACGTGCCGCCCAAGAGGGGCGAAGACCAGCTGGAACGACTCCTCCGCCGGGTGTACGATGCCGTGACCCCGGACGCCCCTGCGAGCGCCATGGCAAAACACCTCGACTACGCACTGAGGTACTTGAAAGGGCGCCTGCTCATTGTGGGGGTGGCTGATGAGTTCATGCCCGATGCCCGTGCCCAGGACCTCCTCCGACGGCTGGCGGGCCGGCATGAGGTTCTGTGGTTCACCGTCAAGGACGCTGTGCTTGCCTTCGAGGGGCCCGCCGCCACGAGCAGGGACGTGGAGGAGGGGTCCACCATCCCCGCCGGCCTCGCCGCAAAACCGGAGGTCAGGGCCGCCTACGCCGCTGCCATGCTCCGGCGCGAGGAGGAGCGCCGGGAGGTCTTCCGACGTCTTGGAATTGCCGAGGAGCAAGCGGGCAGCAGCGGGGAAGTCCTTGCTGCTGTCTTCTCGCTGTTGGAACGCCACAAGGCCGGAAGGGGGAGACATGCAGGATGA
- a CDS encoding AAA family ATPase — MLQNTATAGIEAPEMARAQQLAGSISRSFDAKVVGQERLRETLLIGLMTGGHVLLESVPGLAKTTAAQALADAVSADFRRIQCTPDLLPSDIAGTQIFDAAKGTFITQLGPVHANIVLLDEINRSSAKTQSAMLEAMQERQTSIGGQSYPLPQPFLVLATQNPIEQEGTYRLPEAQMDRFMLKDVLDYPSPAEEAEIIRRIDAGVFDPAGKPPAAASLDSVVQLQTLVGRVYIDPAIVRYIVGLAYVTRNASQYLEPRLARLVEFGASPRASIAFSQAARALALLNGRDHVLPEDVKQLAHRILRHRIVLGFDAVVEAVSVETVIDAVLAAVQTP; from the coding sequence GTGCTTCAGAACACAGCCACGGCCGGAATCGAAGCACCGGAAATGGCCCGGGCACAGCAACTCGCGGGCAGCATAAGCCGCAGCTTCGACGCCAAGGTGGTGGGCCAGGAACGGCTCCGTGAGACCCTCCTGATCGGACTCATGACGGGCGGCCACGTACTCCTGGAAAGTGTCCCGGGACTGGCCAAGACCACCGCAGCCCAGGCCTTGGCGGACGCCGTCAGCGCCGATTTTCGAAGGATCCAGTGCACCCCCGACCTCCTGCCGAGCGACATCGCCGGGACCCAGATCTTTGATGCCGCCAAGGGAACCTTCATCACGCAGCTCGGTCCGGTGCACGCCAATATTGTGTTGCTCGACGAGATCAACCGCTCAAGCGCCAAAACCCAGAGTGCAATGTTGGAGGCCATGCAGGAACGGCAGACGTCCATCGGCGGCCAGTCCTACCCCCTTCCGCAGCCCTTCCTGGTACTGGCCACCCAGAACCCGATTGAACAGGAGGGGACCTACAGGCTGCCCGAAGCCCAGATGGACCGCTTCATGCTCAAGGATGTCCTGGACTATCCCTCTCCGGCTGAAGAAGCCGAAATTATCCGGCGGATAGACGCCGGCGTGTTCGACCCCGCAGGCAAACCTCCGGCCGCTGCGTCCCTTGACTCGGTGGTTCAGCTCCAGACGCTGGTGGGACGCGTCTACATCGACCCCGCGATCGTCCGCTACATCGTCGGGTTGGCGTACGTCACACGCAACGCTTCCCAATATCTTGAACCCAGGCTGGCTCGGCTGGTTGAGTTCGGCGCGAGCCCCCGGGCAAGCATTGCGTTCAGTCAGGCCGCAAGGGCGCTGGCCCTCCTCAACGGACGTGACCACGTCCTACCCGAGGACGTCAAGCAATTGGCGCACCGGATCCTTCGCCACCGCATTGTGTTGGGCTTCGACGCGGTTGTGGAGGCAGTCTCCGTTGAGACGGTCATCGACGCCGTCCTCGCTGCTGTGCAGACCCCTTAG
- a CDS encoding ROK family transcriptional regulator yields MTETRTPAPRRGTNLPRMGDFNLTVILEAIRRSPGGLSRVELAKVVGLSPQTISNISRRLLDQELIVEAGKEGSGPGKPRTILRLNPSGMYAVGVHLDPAVITFVVLDLLGDVVRHSRMATPGGDPALVITGIAEQIRGLIDESGVDESKIAGLGVAVPGPIDLNEGSVVEPPLLTRWDRVSIREALAEATGLETLVDKDVTSAAVAETWAGGVSGAGSFVFMYMGTGIGCGLVLNDEVVRGTSGNAGEIGHIIVDPDGPECDCGLRGCVKSSCIPQVLVAEAEAQGVLDGHAEGADAPAVQERYAMLCDKADAGDERAVAILEKSAVLVARAVSVVTNTLDVERVVFGGPFWGRMSKYFLDRVPALITENSAARMIHGIDVVGSGVGEDVGAIGAACLVLEHTLAPRAQRLLLEG; encoded by the coding sequence GTGACTGAGACCCGGACGCCGGCACCGAGGCGCGGAACGAACCTACCCCGCATGGGTGACTTCAACCTGACGGTCATCCTTGAAGCAATCCGACGCTCCCCGGGCGGGCTTAGCCGTGTGGAACTGGCCAAGGTCGTGGGCCTTTCCCCGCAGACGATCTCCAACATTTCGCGGCGCCTGCTGGACCAGGAACTCATTGTCGAAGCCGGCAAGGAAGGCTCCGGTCCGGGCAAGCCCAGGACCATCCTGCGGCTGAATCCTTCCGGCATGTATGCCGTGGGAGTCCACTTGGATCCCGCAGTCATCACGTTCGTTGTGCTGGATCTCTTGGGTGATGTTGTCCGGCATTCCCGGATGGCCACCCCCGGCGGCGACCCGGCCCTGGTGATCACCGGGATCGCGGAGCAGATCAGGGGCCTCATCGACGAGTCCGGGGTGGATGAGTCCAAGATCGCCGGCCTGGGCGTAGCCGTTCCTGGCCCGATCGATCTCAATGAAGGCTCGGTGGTGGAGCCGCCGTTGTTGACCCGCTGGGACAGGGTAAGCATCCGCGAAGCCCTCGCTGAAGCCACAGGCCTGGAAACCCTCGTGGACAAGGATGTCACCAGTGCCGCGGTGGCGGAGACCTGGGCGGGCGGGGTCAGTGGCGCCGGCAGTTTCGTGTTCATGTACATGGGAACCGGCATCGGTTGCGGGCTGGTGCTCAACGACGAAGTTGTCCGCGGCACGTCCGGAAACGCCGGCGAAATAGGCCACATCATCGTGGATCCCGATGGTCCTGAGTGTGACTGCGGACTCCGTGGTTGCGTGAAGTCCTCCTGCATCCCGCAGGTGCTGGTGGCGGAGGCTGAAGCGCAGGGTGTGCTGGATGGGCACGCTGAGGGCGCGGACGCTCCGGCCGTGCAGGAACGCTATGCAATGTTGTGCGACAAAGCCGATGCCGGCGATGAGCGGGCTGTGGCCATCCTGGAGAAGTCGGCGGTGCTGGTGGCCAGGGCCGTTTCCGTGGTGACCAATACCCTCGATGTCGAGCGTGTGGTTTTCGGCGGACCTTTCTGGGGGAGGATGTCCAAGTACTTCCTGGACCGTGTCCCTGCCCTTATTACCGAGAACAGCGCTGCCCGGATGATCCATGGCATTGACGTGGTGGGCTCGGGCGTGGGTGAGGACGTGGGCGCCATTGGAGCGGCGTGCCTGGTCCTCGAGCACACGCTGGCCCCGAGGGCGCAGAGGCTGTTGCTGGAAGGCTGA
- a CDS encoding class I SAM-dependent methyltransferase — protein MGKDVAVADLEALFSSLGRFPDVEAPNLLAYDATDRLLLDHAAEFVGEGIDVAVIGDRYGALALGAVETLDAVATLGTVAGPGVGHVSVHQDLYTGRVALERNAAAAGLEGRYETFELVPELFAGVGLVLLQLPKSLAELEEIVDAVARHAAKDAVLLAGGRVKHMSLSMNAVLEKYFSSVQPQLARRKSRVLLATDPKPPAGPAPYPVTQHLPELGIDVCAHGAAFSGARLDSGTRYLLTFLDKMPEAARVVDLGCGTGILATMYARKHPVARVRATDQSAAAVASARGTVEANAVGGQVTVIHDDAMSTFEPASADLILLNPPFHLGTSVHAGAALKMFEAAARVLARGGELWTVYNSHLQYRAALERLIGDTVVVGRNPKFTVTRSVRG, from the coding sequence GTGGGTAAGGACGTGGCCGTGGCCGACCTCGAGGCACTGTTCAGCAGCCTTGGCAGGTTTCCGGATGTGGAAGCGCCCAACCTCTTGGCGTATGACGCTACTGACAGGCTGTTGTTGGATCACGCTGCTGAGTTCGTGGGCGAGGGGATTGACGTTGCCGTCATTGGCGACCGCTACGGGGCCCTGGCCCTGGGTGCAGTGGAGACTCTTGATGCAGTGGCGACTCTCGGCACAGTGGCGGGACCCGGCGTCGGGCACGTCAGTGTCCATCAGGACCTGTACACGGGCAGGGTGGCCCTGGAACGCAACGCCGCTGCGGCCGGCCTGGAAGGCCGCTACGAGACCTTCGAGCTCGTTCCCGAACTGTTCGCCGGGGTCGGGCTGGTACTTCTGCAGTTGCCGAAGTCGCTGGCTGAGCTGGAGGAAATCGTCGACGCCGTTGCGCGCCATGCAGCCAAAGATGCGGTCTTGCTTGCAGGCGGAAGGGTCAAACACATGTCCCTGTCGATGAACGCTGTGCTGGAGAAGTACTTCTCCAGTGTCCAGCCCCAATTGGCGCGCCGGAAGTCGCGGGTGCTCTTGGCTACGGACCCCAAACCCCCGGCAGGACCTGCGCCGTATCCCGTGACGCAGCACCTCCCCGAACTTGGCATAGACGTTTGCGCCCATGGTGCTGCGTTCTCCGGAGCGCGGCTGGACAGCGGAACGCGGTACCTCCTGACGTTCCTGGACAAAATGCCGGAAGCGGCGAGAGTGGTGGACCTGGGCTGCGGAACCGGGATCCTTGCCACGATGTACGCCCGGAAGCACCCGGTGGCCCGCGTGCGGGCTACGGACCAGTCGGCCGCAGCAGTGGCCTCGGCGCGGGGAACCGTTGAGGCGAACGCCGTCGGCGGCCAGGTTACGGTCATCCATGACGATGCCATGTCCACCTTCGAACCGGCCAGTGCCGACCTCATCCTCCTTAATCCGCCTTTCCACCTTGGAACGAGCGTCCACGCCGGTGCAGCGTTGAAGATGTTCGAGGCCGCCGCACGGGTTCTCGCCCGCGGTGGAGAGCTCTGGACCGTCTATAACTCCCATCTGCAGTACCGCGCTGCCTTGGAGCGGTTGATCGGGGACACGGTGGTGGTGGGCCGCAATCCCAAGTTCACGGTGACCCGCAGCGTGAGGGGGTAG
- a CDS encoding cupin domain-containing protein, whose protein sequence is MSVNVVTQLQVKSHNSPDESRRPDKTTVDVVTVGDYTVGRYTFEPGWTWAECIKPVVGTDTCQMSHVGYCVSGALDVETTDGGKISISAGDSYTIPPGHNARVVGDQPFQGIEFLSAADFARPSE, encoded by the coding sequence ATGAGTGTCAATGTTGTCACGCAACTCCAAGTGAAATCCCACAACTCGCCCGACGAATCACGCCGGCCTGACAAGACTACGGTGGACGTCGTTACTGTTGGCGACTACACAGTCGGAAGATACACGTTCGAGCCGGGGTGGACCTGGGCCGAATGCATCAAACCCGTGGTGGGGACGGACACCTGCCAAATGAGCCACGTTGGGTATTGCGTCTCCGGGGCGCTGGACGTCGAAACTACCGACGGCGGGAAAATCAGTATCTCCGCCGGTGATTCCTACACCATTCCCCCAGGCCACAACGCCCGGGTGGTAGGCGACCAGCCGTTCCAAGGCATCGAGTTCCTCAGCGCAGCCGACTTCGCCCGCCCCTCGGAGTGA
- the rsfS gene encoding ribosome silencing factor codes for MSAHEQSITLARHAARAAAEKLAEDIVALDVSERLALTDIFLIASAPTERQVNAIVDGIEEELLKQDLRPVRREGRSEGRWVLLDYADIVIHVQHAEDRVFYALERLWKDCPVVDLELGDDASAKAASGDESELS; via the coding sequence TTGTCTGCACACGAACAATCCATTACCCTCGCCCGCCACGCTGCGCGCGCCGCGGCCGAGAAGCTGGCCGAGGACATCGTTGCCCTGGACGTCAGTGAGCGCCTGGCGCTGACCGATATCTTCCTGATCGCTTCCGCGCCCACGGAACGCCAGGTCAATGCAATCGTTGACGGGATCGAAGAGGAACTGCTGAAGCAGGATCTCCGCCCGGTGCGCCGCGAGGGCCGTTCCGAAGGCCGTTGGGTGCTGCTCGACTACGCGGACATCGTCATCCACGTCCAGCATGCCGAAGACCGCGTGTTCTATGCTTTGGAGCGCCTCTGGAAGGACTGCCCTGTGGTTGACCTTGAACTCGGCGACGACGCATCGGCTAAGGCTGCATCGGGTGACGAGTCCGAGCTCAGCTAA
- the nadD gene encoding nicotinate-nucleotide adenylyltransferase encodes MGGTFDPIHHGHLVAASEVAAKFALDEVVFVPTGQPWQKSNKEVSKPEHRYLMTVIATASNPRFTVSRVDVDRPGPTYTIDTLRDLREQRPDADLFFITGADALAQILSWKDVDELWSLAHFVGVTRPGHELHNLGRDEDVSLLEVPAMAISSTDCRNRVNEGNPVWYLVPDGVVQYIAKYGLYAPHPDAAELAPALTGSDDQARTE; translated from the coding sequence ATGGGTGGAACGTTTGATCCCATCCATCACGGTCACCTTGTGGCTGCCAGTGAGGTTGCGGCCAAGTTCGCTTTGGACGAAGTCGTGTTCGTGCCTACGGGACAACCGTGGCAGAAGTCGAACAAAGAGGTCAGCAAGCCTGAGCACAGGTACTTGATGACGGTGATCGCCACGGCATCCAATCCCCGCTTCACGGTGAGCCGGGTGGACGTTGACCGGCCCGGTCCGACGTACACCATTGACACCCTCCGTGACCTCCGCGAGCAGCGCCCCGATGCCGACCTGTTCTTCATCACCGGCGCGGACGCACTGGCGCAAATCCTGTCCTGGAAAGATGTGGACGAACTGTGGTCCCTGGCGCACTTCGTGGGCGTCACCAGGCCGGGGCACGAGTTGCACAACCTTGGACGGGATGAGGATGTCAGCCTCCTTGAGGTACCTGCCATGGCCATCTCGTCCACCGATTGCCGAAACCGCGTGAACGAGGGCAACCCGGTCTGGTACCTGGTACCTGACGGGGTTGTACAGTACATCGCCAAGTACGGGTTGTACGCACCGCACCCGGACGCAGCAGAGTTGGCACCAGCACTGACCGGATCAGACGACCAAGCACGTACTGAATGA
- a CDS encoding glutamate-5-semialdehyde dehydrogenase produces MTEALTPDALVTSDVSGASGQTPASPVAGAVPVTPEDVQSAVYAIADRSRKAARRMSQANRAWKDRALRAIGAALLEQQKQVLEANAKDVAAGKANGTSAALLDRLTLTPARIEGLVAALENLAGLPDPVGNVVRGQTLPNGLRLRQVNVPMGVVAAIYEARPNVTVDIAGLALKSGNAVILRGGSAAAHTNEALVRILREALDSVGLPADAVQTVDQFGREGANVLMRARGKVDVLIPRGGRDLIQTVVTNSSVPVIETGEGNVHIFIDESASEKMAVEILLNAKTQRPSVCNTVETLLVHSGASVLPAVAKALRSAGVRLHVDERIAAALGPDVETVPADDEDWATEYMDLDLAVAMVDSLDEAVKHIRTWTTGHTEAILTNNLANAEKFIAEVDSAAVIVNASTRFTDGGELGLGAEVGISTQKLHARGPMGLTELTTTKWIVQGEGQVRS; encoded by the coding sequence ATGACTGAAGCGCTGACCCCTGATGCCCTTGTGACTTCCGACGTTTCCGGTGCTTCCGGCCAGACGCCGGCAAGCCCCGTGGCAGGCGCTGTCCCGGTTACGCCCGAAGATGTCCAAAGCGCGGTCTACGCGATCGCCGACCGGTCCCGCAAGGCTGCCCGCCGCATGAGTCAAGCCAACCGGGCCTGGAAGGACCGCGCGCTCCGTGCCATCGGAGCAGCCTTGCTGGAGCAGCAGAAGCAGGTCCTGGAGGCCAACGCCAAAGACGTCGCCGCAGGCAAGGCCAACGGCACCTCCGCTGCCCTCCTTGACCGGCTTACCCTGACGCCTGCACGCATTGAGGGACTCGTTGCGGCTTTGGAGAACCTCGCAGGCCTCCCGGATCCCGTGGGCAACGTGGTCCGCGGCCAGACCCTGCCCAACGGTTTGCGCCTGCGCCAGGTGAACGTACCCATGGGGGTTGTGGCCGCAATCTACGAGGCCCGCCCGAACGTCACCGTGGACATTGCCGGATTGGCCCTCAAGAGCGGCAACGCCGTGATCCTCCGCGGTGGCTCGGCCGCTGCCCATACCAACGAGGCGCTTGTGCGCATCTTGCGTGAAGCCCTGGATTCCGTAGGGCTTCCGGCGGATGCTGTCCAAACCGTGGACCAGTTCGGCCGCGAAGGCGCCAACGTCCTGATGCGTGCCCGTGGCAAGGTGGATGTACTCATCCCGCGTGGTGGGCGTGACCTCATCCAGACCGTGGTGACCAACTCTTCCGTGCCTGTCATTGAGACGGGTGAAGGGAACGTCCACATTTTCATCGATGAATCCGCCTCGGAAAAGATGGCGGTGGAGATCCTGCTGAACGCCAAGACCCAGCGGCCCAGCGTCTGCAACACGGTGGAAACGCTGTTGGTTCACTCGGGCGCCAGTGTGCTCCCTGCTGTGGCGAAGGCGCTGCGGTCAGCCGGCGTCAGGCTTCATGTTGACGAACGCATTGCTGCTGCCTTGGGCCCCGACGTCGAAACGGTGCCCGCGGACGACGAGGACTGGGCTACCGAATACATGGATCTGGACCTGGCCGTTGCCATGGTGGACTCCCTGGACGAAGCGGTCAAGCACATCCGTACCTGGACCACGGGGCACACGGAGGCCATCCTCACCAATAACCTCGCCAATGCCGAGAAGTTCATTGCGGAAGTGGATTCTGCTGCAGTGATCGTCAACGCGTCCACGCGGTTCACCGACGGCGGGGAACTCGGCCTTGGTGCCGAGGTAGGCATTTCCACCCAGAAGCTGCATGCCCGCGGACCCATGGGCCTGACGGAACTGACCACCACCAAGTGGATCGTCCAAGGCGAGGGCCAGGTCCGCAGCTAG
- the proB gene encoding glutamate 5-kinase: protein MTTSTFEAPEAGLHQRRELAEAKRIVVKVGSSSLTSIKGGISEKSLTALVNALAGKRNAGAEIILVSSGAIAAGLAPLGLAKRPKDLATQQAAASVGQGLLMARYTQAFNAHGVTVSQVLLTADDLMRRTQHTNAFRALNRLLNLGVVPVVNENDTVATHEIRFGDNDRLAALVAHLVRADALVLLSDVDAVYDGPPAHGAKRISLVRGAQDLEGITIGKAGKAGVGTGGMMTKVEAASIAASSGIHALVTSTANAAAALAGEDVGTWFAVNGNRKPVRLLWLAHLATVRGRLVLDDGAVKAVRDRHRSLLPAGISNITGEFEAGDPVEMVGLDGTVVARGLVNYSSEELPRMLGRTTQELGQALGRGYDREVVHVDDLVLVRAPRSSKLGA, encoded by the coding sequence ATGACGACTAGCACTTTCGAAGCACCGGAAGCAGGCCTCCACCAGCGCCGCGAGCTTGCCGAAGCCAAGCGCATCGTCGTCAAGGTGGGTTCCTCGTCGCTGACCAGCATCAAGGGCGGTATTTCCGAGAAGTCGCTTACCGCTTTGGTGAATGCCCTGGCAGGGAAGCGCAATGCCGGTGCGGAGATCATCCTGGTTTCCTCCGGTGCCATCGCGGCGGGGCTGGCGCCCCTGGGCCTGGCCAAGCGTCCCAAGGACCTGGCCACCCAGCAGGCTGCCGCGAGTGTTGGGCAGGGGCTGTTGATGGCGCGGTACACGCAGGCGTTCAACGCCCACGGAGTCACCGTCAGCCAAGTCCTGCTCACCGCAGACGACCTGATGCGCCGGACCCAGCACACCAATGCTTTCCGTGCCCTGAACAGGCTGCTGAACCTCGGAGTCGTTCCGGTGGTCAATGAGAACGACACCGTCGCAACGCACGAAATCCGCTTTGGCGACAACGACCGCCTTGCGGCCTTGGTGGCCCACTTGGTGCGCGCCGATGCCTTGGTGCTCCTGTCCGACGTCGACGCCGTCTATGACGGGCCGCCCGCCCACGGTGCGAAGCGCATTTCCCTGGTGCGCGGAGCGCAGGACCTGGAAGGCATCACCATCGGCAAGGCCGGCAAAGCCGGAGTGGGTACCGGCGGGATGATGACCAAGGTTGAGGCTGCCTCCATCGCCGCAAGCTCCGGAATCCACGCCTTGGTGACGTCCACCGCCAACGCCGCAGCCGCCCTCGCGGGCGAGGACGTTGGAACCTGGTTCGCGGTGAACGGCAACCGCAAGCCGGTCCGGCTTTTGTGGCTGGCCCACCTTGCCACTGTCCGGGGACGCCTGGTGCTCGACGACGGCGCAGTGAAGGCCGTGCGCGACAGGCACAGGTCACTCCTGCCCGCGGGCATTTCGAACATCACAGGCGAATTCGAAGCCGGCGACCCCGTGGAGATGGTGGGCCTGGACGGAACAGTCGTCGCCCGTGGCCTGGTCAACTATTCCTCCGAGGAGCTTCCCCGCATGCTCGGGCGCACCACGCAGGAACTGGGTCAAGCCTTGGGCCGCGGCTATGACCGTGAAGTTGTTCATGTTGATGACTTGGTGCTCGTGCGCGCGCCCCGCTCATCTAAACTTGGAGCATGA